A stretch of the Rhizomicrobium sp. genome encodes the following:
- a CDS encoding cupin domain-containing protein — MYDTQAANDAQLLTKSGAEGCGLRSVMSELFLPQDVNGACPFSLIEFFVEPGGASTPHAHPSAEIWYIRHGRGLVLTQRGGIDVEAGDVVYLRPGAIHHIENRGDERLAALSVAWTS; from the coding sequence ATGTATGACACCCAAGCAGCCAATGATGCTCAGCTGTTGACGAAATCCGGCGCCGAAGGCTGCGGATTGCGTTCGGTGATGAGCGAGCTGTTCCTGCCGCAGGATGTCAACGGCGCCTGCCCGTTCTCCCTGATCGAATTTTTTGTCGAGCCCGGTGGCGCATCGACGCCGCACGCGCACCCATCCGCCGAGATTTGGTACATCCGGCACGGCCGGGGATTGGTGCTGACGCAGCGGGGCGGCATCGATGTCGAGGCGGGCGACGTCGTCTATCTCCGGCCCGGCGCGATCCATCATATCGAGAACCGGGGCGACGAACGCCTCGCCGCGCTTTCGGTGGCGTGGACGAGTTGA
- a CDS encoding FAD-dependent oxidoreductase yields MHAATHDLAVVGGGVMGLCTALEARRRFPEARITVLDRSEIGLGASRHAPGIQLALGRTATERDFARRSLKGWERIFPDASWPVGRRLDLLWIASDVGKLREWQLGTGPGLSDGAAWMSRLSGLAAGMVPAGRATLADRCSYSPVRGIVVELAGRLKREGCEIRENFGVDEITPCGDGVDIRGVDARTVRAKRAVVAIGPWLPGSHLVDEADLRVRPRVKKVVAFHLDRQPAPDCPAIAIQEDYVFLIPMIEDGYWLYSFTSNHWDVRPVASELRVDDGDIERGMAILRKWFVHDVPGIASSRVFCDCYGGDGAPFVVPHRSSGRVVFVGGGSGNGFRFAPACAEDAIDRLWSGAEGGRPESRARVAAEAAVSR; encoded by the coding sequence ATGCACGCCGCGACCCACGATCTTGCGGTTGTCGGCGGCGGCGTCATGGGGCTGTGCACGGCGCTGGAAGCGAGGCGGCGGTTTCCCGAAGCACGGATCACTGTCCTGGATAGAAGCGAGATCGGGCTCGGCGCAAGCCGGCACGCGCCGGGCATCCAGCTCGCCTTGGGGCGTACGGCCACCGAGCGCGATTTCGCGCGGCGGAGCCTGAAGGGTTGGGAACGGATTTTTCCCGACGCGAGCTGGCCGGTCGGCCGCCGCCTCGATCTGCTCTGGATCGCCTCCGATGTCGGAAAGCTTCGCGAATGGCAGCTTGGTACGGGACCCGGCTTGTCGGACGGCGCCGCATGGATGTCGCGCCTGTCCGGCCTTGCCGCGGGCATGGTACCCGCGGGACGCGCCACATTGGCGGACCGCTGCTCCTACAGCCCGGTCCGGGGGATCGTCGTCGAGCTGGCCGGCCGGCTGAAACGAGAGGGTTGTGAAATTCGAGAGAATTTCGGTGTCGACGAGATCACGCCTTGCGGCGACGGCGTCGATATCCGAGGCGTGGATGCGCGCACGGTCCGCGCCAAGCGTGCCGTGGTGGCGATCGGCCCCTGGCTCCCGGGATCGCATCTGGTGGATGAAGCCGATCTGCGCGTCCGGCCGCGCGTGAAGAAGGTCGTCGCGTTCCATCTCGACCGACAGCCCGCGCCCGACTGTCCGGCGATCGCGATTCAAGAGGACTATGTGTTCCTCATACCCATGATCGAGGATGGCTACTGGCTATACAGCTTTACGTCGAACCATTGGGACGTCCGGCCGGTCGCGAGCGAGCTTCGGGTCGACGATGGCGATATCGAGCGCGGCATGGCGATCTTGCGGAAATGGTTTGTGCACGATGTGCCGGGTATCGCGTCGTCCCGGGTGTTCTGTGACTGCTATGGCGGGGATGGCGCGCCCTTCGTCGTGCCGCACCGCTCCAGTGGGCGCGTTGTTTTCGTGGGCGGTGGCTCGGGGAACGGCTTTCGCTTTGCGCCGGCGTGCGCGGAAGACGCAATCGATCGGCTCTGGTCCGGCGCCGAGGGAGGCCGGCCGGAGTCCCGCGCGCGGGTTGCGGCGGAAGCGGCGGTTTCGCGATGA